The Bosea beijingensis genome contains the following window.
ATTTCTCCTTGCGCTGCTCGGTGACGCCGACATTGGAGATGACGGCGTCGTATTTCCCGGAGGTCAGGCCGAGCGGCCAGTCGGCCCAGGCCAGCGGGACGAGGTTGAGCTTCAGGCCGAGGCTGTCGGCGATGAGCTGGGCGAAGTCGGGGTCGGCGCCGATCACGGTCTTGGCGTCCGTGGCGTAGGTCGTGAGCGGCGGCCCGCCGGGGCTGATGCCGACGGTGAAGAGGCCGGGCTCGACGAATTTGAAACCCTTGGGCACGGCGGCGATGGCGGCCGGGTCCTTCTCGGCGCGGATGCGGCCGGATTGTTCGGGGCCGAGGTCGAAGGGAGCCTGGGCGAGGGCGGGCAGGCTCACGGCGCCAAACGCGCCGACGAGCAGCGACAGGAGAGTCCGTCGCGGGATCATGATGGTCTCCAGTTCTTGAGAGTTTCGACGGTCAAGCGAGGCGCTCACGCCTTCGGCAGGCCGGGCGGGTTGGTGCGGGATTCCTCAATCGCCTCGGCCGAGAGGTTCCAGCGGGCCAGAACCTTGGCGTAGGTGCCGTTCCTGATCTGGGTATTGAGCGCCTGGGTGATCGCTTCGGCGAGGCCGGCGCCCTTGCGGGTCGTGACCGCGATCTCGGCGAGGATCGGCCAGCCGCCAGAGAAATTGCCGGCGAGCCGGGTCTTGTTCTCGCGCGCGGCCTTGTAGCTCAGCAGGGCGTTGGGGCCGAGATAGGCGTCGGCTATTCTAACGCGAGATAGAGCACGACGTCGTCGTCGTAATACTGGATGTCGACAGGCTTCAGCCCGTCCTTGAGATTGGCCTCGTTCCAGCGCAGCAGGATCTGCTCCTGGTTGGTGCCGGCGCCGACGATGATCTTGAGGCCGGCGACGTCGCGGGGCTCGCGAATGTCGATCTCGTTGCCCTTCTTCACGTAGAAGCCGAGCAGATCCTTGCGATAGGTCGAGAAGTCGAACTTCTCCTTGCGCTGCTCGGTGACGGTGACGTTGGAGATCACCGCGTCGAACTTGCCGGAGGTGACGCCGAGCGGCCAATCGGCCCAGGCGGTCGGGACGACCTCCAGCTTGCGGCCGAGCGCGTCGGCGATGAGCTGCGCGATATCGGGCTCCGCGCCGATGATCGTCTTGGTGTCATCGGCATAGCCGCCGAAGGGGAAGCGCCCGGTATTGTTGGCGACGGTGAAGACGCCGTCCTTCGCGAATTTGGCGTCCTTCGCGATGAGCTTGATCGCCTGTTCATCGATCTGCGCGCGGGGGCGGCCCGGCTGCTCGGGCGAGAGGTCGATGCCCTGCTGGGCAAAGACGCGGCCGGGCAGGATGGCGGCCGAGGCGGCGCCGGCGAGGAGGCTGAGCGAATTGCGTCGCGTGATCATGGTCGATTTCCTTGTGAAGCGTGGCGGGGAATTCAGAGCACCTTGGCGAGGAATTCGCGGGTGCGGCTGTGACTGGGATTGCCGAGCACGTCGGCCGGGGCGCCGCTTTCGACGATGCTGCCTGCCTCCATGAAGACGACCTGGTCGGCGACTTCGCGGGCGAAGCCGATCTCATGGGTGACGATGACCAGCGTCGTGCCCGAGCGGGCGAGCTCCTTGATGACGTCGAGGACTTCGCCGACGAGCTCGGGGTCGAGCGCCGAGGTCGGCTCGTCGAAGAGCAGGACTTTTGGTTTGAGGGCGAGCGCTCGGGCGATGGCGACGCGCTGCTGCTGGCCGCCGGAGAGCTGGCGCGGATAGGCGTTCGCCTTCTCGGCCAGGCCGACGCGGGCGAGCAGTTCCTGCGCCTCGGCAAAAGCCTGCTCGCGAGAGAGGCCGCGCACGGTCACCGGCGCCTCGGCGATGTTCTCGATCGCGGTCAGGTGCGGGAAGAGATTGAAGTTCTGGAAGACCATGCCGACATCGACGCGCCGGGCCAGAATATCCTTCTCCTTCAGCTCGTAGAGCGTCTCGCCGTCCTGCCGGTAGCCGATCAGCTCGCCGTCGATGGCGATGAAGCCTTCGTCGACGCGCTCCAGATGATTGATCGAGCGCAGCAGGGTCGACTTGCCGGAGCCGGACTGGCCGATGATCGCGGTGACGCCGCCGGGGCGCAGCGACAGGCTGACATCGTCGAGCACCTTGAGCGGGCCAAAACTCTTCGAGACATGGCTGATCCGGATCTCGCCGCCGCTGCGTGGCGAGAGCGTGGCGAGCGAGGCCGTGCGCGGTGCGGTGGGGGCATGTGTAGGGGCGGTGAAGCCGACGCGGTTCCGGCCGAGCCAGCGCCGGGCCGTGTCGATCGCCGAGGGCGGCGGGTTGCGCAGGGCGCCCCGGGCATAGTGACGCTCGATATGGCGCTGGAAGAAGGAGAGGACGCTGAGAATGACGAGGTACCAGACCGTCGCCACCATCAGCAGCGGGATCACCTCGAGATTGCGCCGGTAGATGACCTGGATGGTGTAGAACAGCTCCGGCAGGGCCAGGATGTAGACCTGGCTTGTGCCCTTCGCGAGGCTGATGATCTCGTTGAAGGCGGTCGGCAGAATCGAGCGCATCGCCTGCGGCAGCACGATCCGCGAGACCTGGCGGTGCTTCGGCAGCCCGAGCGCGGCCGCGGCCTCATGCTGGCCCTGGTCGACGGCGAGGATGCCGCCACGCACGATCTCGGAGGAGAAGGCGGCGGCGTTCAGTGTCAGGCCCAGCACGGCGGCGAGGAAGGGCGTGATGAGCTGCGTCGTCTGCCAGGAGCCGAGGCTGATATCGGTGAAGGGGATGCCGAGCCAGATCGTGCTGTAGAGATAGCCGAGATTGTTCAGGATCAGCAGCAGCACGATCAGCGGGATCGAGCGGAAGAGCCAGACATAGCCCCAGGACAGCGAGGCGAGCAGTGGCGAGCCGGAAACTCGCGCCAGCGCCAGCACCGTGCCGAGCAGGAAGCCGAAGACCGTGCCGAGCAGGGTCAGGAACAACGTGCGGCCGAGCCCGACCAGCACAGGCTCGGCGAAGAACCACTCCGCGAAGACGTCCCAGCCCCAGCGCGGGTTGGAGAGCACCGAATTCAGGACCGCGAAGATCACGACGGCGGCGAAGACGGTGCCGATGGTCCGTCCCGGATAGCGGGCGGGGACGATGCGATAGCGGCTGAAATCGCGGTGCGGGGCTGGATTCTGGGCGTGCGTGGGCAAGCCCGCGAAATCGCTGGCGAGGGTCATGGCTGGCTCTTCTTGTTATGGGAGAGGGAGAAGCGGCCCGGTCAGGCGGCGCTGCGGGCGGCGTGGCTGTCCGGCGGGCGCGGCAGCGAGGCCGGGAGCGCGGAGAGCTCCTTCTCGAAGGGCAGCTTCCGATAGAACTCTGGATCGGCCGAGACGTCGAAGAGCGGCGTGTAGCCGGTCTCCAGATAGAGCCCCCTGGCCTCGGGCTGGCGGAAGCCGGTGGTCAGGTAGATCTTGCCATAGCCCTGCCGGACGGCCTGCGCCTCGACCTCGGCGACGATGCGGCGGGCAAGGCCCTGACGACGGAAATCGCTATGGGTCCAGATGCGCTTCATCTCGGCCGTGCGTTCGTCGAAGCGCTTGAAGGCGCCGCCGGCGATGGGCCGGCCGTCGCGCAGCAACAGCACGAAATTGCCGTCCGGCGGGGCGAAAAGCTCGGCCGGATAGCGGCTCATCTCGGCGCCGGGCGGCTCGCCGAACTGGCTGCCATAGCGCGTGGCGTATTCCCAGGTGAGTTGCTCGACCAGGGGCTGGGCGAGGGGATGAAGCGGGGTCGTGTAGAAGAATTCGTCGGCCATGGCGTGAGCCTTTCCGTGCGGGAATTGCGGGGCGCGGGCTCAGCTCGCGCGGCGGGCCGGGGCGGCATCCGGTGCGGTCGCGTAGCGGCTCTCGCGGCGGGGGAGGCCGAGATGGTCGCGCAGGGTCGTGCCCGGCAGGTTGCGGTCGTAGACGCCGCGCTCCTCCAGCACCGGGATCACCAGCTCGACGAAATCGTCGAGGCCCTGGCCGATCACCGGGAAGCCGAGCACGAAGCCGTCGGCCGCCTGCGCCTCGACGCGCTCGATCAGCCTGCCGGCGATCTCCTCGGCCGAGCCGATGAGGTCGGTGCGGGGCGTCGCGGCTTCCAGTGCCGCCTCGCGCAGCGTCTGGCGCTTCAGGACGGCGTTGCGCTTGATACGGTCGGTGGTCGAGCGGAAGCTGTTCTTGCCGATGTCGCCGAGGTCGGGGAAAGGCGCATCGAGCGGATAGGCGCTGAAGTCGTGGTGGTCGAAATAGCGGCCGATATAGGCCAGCGCGTCCTCGATCGAGACGAGGTTGCGGATCGCCTGATACTTCTCCTCGGCCTCGGCCGCGGTGCGCCCGACGATCGGCCCGGCTCCGGGAAAGAGCTTCACGTCGTCGACGCTGCGGCCATGGGCGACGGCGCTGGTCTTGATCGCGCGGTAGAGCGCCTGCGCCTCTTCCAGAGGGACATGATTGGCGAAGACCGCGTCGGCATGGCGGCCGGCGAGCCCGATGCCCGCTTCCGAGGCGCCGGCCTGGAACAGCACCGGCTGGCCCTGCTGCGAGCGCTGGATGTTGAGCGGGCCTTCGACCTGGAAGAAGCGGCCCTTGTGGTTCAGCGTATGCAGCTTGTCGCGATCGAAGAAGCGGCTGGCCTCGCGGTCGCGGATGAAGGCATCGTCGTCCCAGGAATCCCAGAGGCCCTTGGCGATATCGAGATATTCCTGCGCGATCTCGTAGCGGAGCGAATGCTCGGGATGCGGGCGGCTGTAGTTGCGGCCGGAGCCTTCCAGCGGCGAGGTCACAGCGTTCCAGCCCGCCCGGCCGCCCGAGATCAGGTCGAGCGAGGCGAATTGACGGGCGATCGTGTAGGGGTCGCTATAGGAGGTCGAGACCGTGCCGACGAGGCCGAGCTTCTTCGTCACTGTCGCGAGCGCCGAGAGGATGGTCAGCGGCTCGAAGCGGTTGAGGAAATGCGGGATCGACTTCTCGTTGATATAGAGCCCGTCCGCGACGAAGGCGAAGGCGATGCCGTTCTCCTCGGCCTTGCGGGCGTTGCGGATGAAGAAATCGAGATTGACGCTGGCATCGGCCGGGTTGCTCGGGTGGCGCCAGGCGTTCATGTGGCTGCCGGCGCCCTGGAGCATCAGGCCGAAGGTGAGGCGGGTGCGGGACATGGGATCAAGTCCTTTCGACAGAGGAGATCAGGCCGCCAGCGCCGGCCTCTCGCCGGCGAGCAGCGTCAGGGAGGCGAGGCGCCGGCTGGTCAGGGCGGTCGGCGTGTCGATGACGAATTCGGCGATGCCGAAGCGGGCATGCAGCCCGTCGAGTTCGCGCCGGACCTGCTCGGGCGTCCCGGCAAGGATGTGCGGCTTGCGGATCTCGGTGCTGTAGGAGGCCGCGCCGGCCTGGCGGGCATACTCGGCCGCCTGCTCCTCGCTGCCGAGATTGAGGTTCTGGCCGTTGTCGAGGGTCAGACGGACGACGCGGTGGTCCTCCGTCAGGTTCTGCGCCTCTTCGGCCGTCTCGGCGGCGAAGGCGGCCACCGCAAGCAGCAGGGGCGCCGTGCCGCCGGCCTTGGCATAGGCGTTCAGGCTCTCGTCGATCGCCTTGGGATCGCCGTTGTGATGGCCGGCAAAGACGAAGTGCCAGCCGCGCTCGCCCGCCTGCCGGGCGCTGTCCGGGCTCGCGCCGAGCAGGAAGCGCTCCGGCGTCACAGGCGGAACGGGCAGGGCGCGGGCCTTGTCCCGCGGGCCGTCCGTCACTGCCGGCGGCACGAGGAAGCCGTCGAGCTCGTCCAGCAAAGCCTCGAAGGACGGCGCGCGGGCCGGATCGTGCAATACGCGCAGCGCCTTGGTCGAGAGTGGCAGGCCGCCGGGCGCCTTGCCGATGCCGAGATCGACGCGGCCGGGCGCGAGCGAGGCCAGCAGGTTGAAGGTCTCTGCGACCTTGTAGGGGCTGTGATGCGGCAAGAGGACGCCGCCTGAGCCGATGCGGATGCGCTGCGTGCGGGCCAGCAGATAGGCGGCGAACACTTCCGGTGCGGGGCTGACGAGGCCGGGGAAGTCATGGTGTTCGGCCAGCCAGAAGCGGTGGTAGCCGAGGCGCTCCGCCGCCTGGGCGAGGCTCACCGTGCGCTGCAATGCGGCGCCGGCGGTTTCGCCCTCGATGAGCGGGGTCTTGTCGAGAAGGCTCAGTGCGTAGGTCATGGGTTTTGCTGCCGTTGGAGATGTCAGGCGGAGCGGAGGCCGAGCGCGGTCGTCGCCTCCTCGGCCATCCAGCCGAGTCGCTCGTAATCGCCGCGCCAGTAGAGGAGGGCGGCGTCGTTGCTGCCGAGCCGGATCTCGCGCACCCGGCCGATGACGATGGCGTGAGAGTGCCGCTCGATCAGCTCTTCCAGCTCGCAGTCGAGCGCGGCCAGCGCGCCTTCCAGGAGAGGCGTCCCGGTGCGGCCCTCGCTCCATTCCGCCTCGGCATAACGGGCCGGGCCCTTCTCGCCGCCGCGTCCGGCAAAGCGGTCCGCGACCTGCTTCTGCGTGGCGCTGAGGAAGTTCACGCCGAAGCTGCGATGGCGCGCGAGAACGGGATAGGTCGAGGAGGAGAGGTTGAGCCCGAACATCACGGTCGGAGGCTCGGCCGAGAGTGCGGAGAGCGAGGTCACGGTCAGGCCGGTGCGATCCTCGTCGCCTCCGGTGGTGATCACGGAGACGCCGCCGGCGAGGTGGCGCAAGGCTGTGCGGAAATCGCCGCGCGTGGCCGGACCGGCGGGGGCGCGGGGCGAAGTCGAGGATGCAAGGGACAGGACCGCCATGGGAACCTCTGATTCAGGCCGTTCGGATTCGTGAGGACGGGGCGCCGACCGGTGGCGCGCCGCAGGCTGCCGCGAGGGGGACGAGGCAAGCGTCCTCCATCGCCGGAAGAACCGGCGTTGCGTGCAGTCGCGTTGGAAAGATTTCAGGCGCTCAGGACGCCCGATATCCTGTCAGGAACATCGGTCCCAAAGAACCGGAACAGGGTTTTCTGAATTCGTGCATGTCGTCACCGACGCGTCTCCGTATCTCGGAGCCCACGAATTTCGTCGTGGTGCTTTTAGCATTGTTGACGCGGTGCAAGCTGCTCCAGCAAATCCCGCGAAGGAGCGATGCGAACACCGCCCGATACTGTCCATTCTTTCCGGCTGATGCTTCGCGGTCAATGAAACAGCTTTTCAAAGATCGCGCTGGCCGGAGGCGGAAGCGCCACCATGGCGACACGCGCTGGAAGAAATCCGCTCGCGCGCCCAAGCAGGCGTCCCGGGCGTCGCTCACCGCCGCGAAGAGCGGGCTGCCGCGCGGCGCGGGCCGGGCGGCATGTCCGGCAAGCAATAAGGGGACCATCCGGGGGATCGATCGCATTTGCTGCGTCGTGTTTGCGTTATGTCAAAGACGGTCGCGGAATGGCGGTGCAATGCGGTCCCTGACATGGACAGCACCCGGCAATCCATATTCTCATCAGTCGATCTCTCAACAGGGGCCGGTGCGATATGCGCTCGGCTGAAGGGGTAGGAGATGACGACCGAGACCGCGAAGACCGGCGGCCCGGAGGCCGCGACCGAGAAGCCGACGAGGCGCGCCGAGCTCACCGCCTTCCTCATCCTGGCCGTGCTGATCTGGCCGGTCCTGTCGGTCGGTATCGTCGGCGGCTACGGCTTCCTTGTCTGGATGTCCCAGCTCGTCCTCGGCCCGCCCGGGCCTCCACGTTGAGGAGGCAGGCATGGGCGAGAATGCCATCGATTTCGGACGACGCCGCTTCCTGACCGGCCGCCCGGTGCAGCCGCAGCCGGAAGGCGTGCGGCCGCCATGGTCGCGCGCGGCTTCGGTCGCAGCGGCCTGCACCGGCTGCGGCGACTGCGTGCCGGCCTGTCCGCAGCAAATCATCGCGCTCGACGCCGGGGGCCGGCCGGCTCTGAGCTTCGCCGCAAGCGAGTGCAGCTTCTGCGGCGCCTGCGCGGAAGCCTGCCCCGAGCAGGTCTTCGATCGTCTGCTGCCGGCCTTCGCGCATGTCGCGGCGGTTGGCTCCGATTGCTTCGCCAGGCGCGGCATCGTCTGCCAGAGCTGCGGCGATGCCTGCCCGGAAAGCGCGATCCGCTTCCGGGCCCGCCTCGGCGGCCCGGCCCTGCCGGAGATTGCAAGCGACCGCTGCAATGGCTGCGGCGCCTGCATCGCCGCCTGCCCGGCGCAGGCTATCGCGGTCGGCGCGCGCCCGGCGGAGGCTGCCCATGCCTGAGCGTTCCCGCCCGCGCTTCCACCATATATCGAGCGCCGTCGTCTCGGCCCTGCCGGCCAAGGTCGAGGCCGTACTCGCCAGCATCGCGGAGCTTCCCGAGACCGAGATCCATCGGGTCGAGAACGGCAAGATCGTGATCGTGTTGGAAGGTTCCAGCACCGGCGTGATCGGCGACCGGCTCGCCGCCATCAGCCTGATCGACGGCGTGCTCTCGGCCAACATGGTGTTCGAGCAGATCGAAGACCTCGAAACCCTCGACGACCCCGGAGTAATCCCATGACCCTGTCCCGTCGCGAGATGTTGAAGGCGCAGGCGGCCGGCGTCGCTGCGCTCGCCGCCAATATGAGCGTGCCAGCCGAGGCCCAGCCTGTGATGGGAGGCGTCGACAGCCTGCAGATCAAGTGGTCGAAGGCGCCGTGCCGCTTCTGCGGCACCGGCTGCGGCGTCATGGTCGGCGTCAAGGAAGGCAAGGTCATCGCCACCCATGGCGACATGAAGGCCGACGTCAATCGCGGCCTGAACTGCATCAAGGGCTATTTCCTCTCCAAGATCATGTACGGCAACGACCGGCTGACCCAGCCGCTGCTGCGCAAGAAGAACGGCGTCTACGCCAAGGACGGCGAGTTCACGCCGGTCTCCTGGGACGAGGCCTTCGACACCATGGCCGCCAAGGCCAAGGCGACGCTCAAGGCGAAGGGGCCGACCGCGCTCGGCATGTTCGGCTCCGGCCAGTGGACGATCTTCGAGGGCTATGCCGCGACCAAGCTGATGCGGGCCGGTTTCCGCTCCAACAATCTCGATCCGAACGCCCGCCACTGCATGGCCTCGGCTGCCTATGCCTTCATGCGGACCTTCGGCATGGACGAGCCGATGGGCTGCTACGACGATTTCGAGCATGCCGACGCCTTCGTGCTCTGGGGCTCGAACATGGCGGAGATGCACCCCATCCTGTGGACGCGGGTGACGGATCGCCGGCTCGGCCAGCCGCATGTGAAGGTCGCGGTGCTCTCGACCTATACCCACCGCAGCTCGGACCTGGCCGACATCCCGATCGTGTTCAAGCCGGGCACGGACCTCGCGATCCTCAACTACATCGCCAACCACATCATCACGACCGGGCGGGTGAACAAGGACTTCGTCGGCAAGCATACCACCTTCGTGAAGGGCGCGACCGATATCGGCTACGGCCTGCGCCCCGACGATCCGCGCGAGGTCAAGGCGCGCAAGGCGGAGGATGTCACGGCGACGACGCCGATCGATTTCGAGGCCTATGCCGCCTTCGTGAAGGACTACACGCTGGAGAAGGTCTCGGCCCTGACCGGCGTCGAGCCCGGCTTCCTGCAGCAGCTCGCCGAGCTCTATGCCGATCCCAAGCGCAAGGTCACATCGTTCTGGACGATGGGCTTCAACCAGCATGTGCGTGGCGTCTGGGCAAATCAGCTCGTCTACAACCTGCATCTGCTGACGGGTAAGATCTCGGAGCCCGGCAACAGCCCGTTCTCGCTGACCGGCCAGCCCTCGGCCTGCGGCACGGCGCGCGAGGTTGGCACCTTCGCCCACCGCCTGCCGGCCGACATGACGGTGACCAATCCCGAGCACCGCAAGCATGCCGAGGAGATCTGGCGCATTCCGCACGGGATCATCCCGGAAAAGCCCGGCTACCACGCCGTCGAGCAGGACCGGATGCTCAAGGACGGCAAGCTCAATTTCTACTGGATCCAGGTCAACAACAACCTGCAGGCCTCGCCGAACAACACCAACGAGGCCTATCCAGGCTATCGCAACCCCGACAATTTCATCGTCGTCTCGGATGCCTATCCGACTGTCACGGCGATGGCGGCCGACCTGATCCTGCCGGCCGCGATGTGGGTCGAGAAGGAGGGCGCCTACGGCAATGCCGAGCGGCGTACCCATGTCTGGCACCAGCTCGTCAATGCGCCGGGGGACGCCCGTTCCGATCTCTGGCAGCTCATGGAGTTCTCGAAGCGCTTCACCACCGACGAGGTCTGGCCGGCGGAGATCCTCGACGCCAACCCGAACTACAAGGGCAAGACCCTGTTCGACGTGCTCTATCGCAACGGCAATGTCGACAAGTTCGATGTCTCCGAAATCGATCCGAGCTATGAGAACCGGGAGGCGAAGGCCTTCGGCTTCTACGTCCAGAAAGGGCTTTTCGAGGAGTATGCCGCTTTCGGCCGCGGCCATGGCCATGATCTCGGACCCTACGATCTCTATCATCAGGTGCGCGGACTGCGCTGGCCGGTGGTCGACGGCAAGGAGACGCTCTGGCGCTATCGCGAGGGGCTCGACCCCTATGTGAAGCCGGGCAAGGGCGTC
Protein-coding sequences here:
- a CDS encoding amino acid ABC transporter permease/ATP-binding protein, with translation MTLASDFAGLPTHAQNPAPHRDFSRYRIVPARYPGRTIGTVFAAVVIFAVLNSVLSNPRWGWDVFAEWFFAEPVLVGLGRTLFLTLLGTVFGFLLGTVLALARVSGSPLLASLSWGYVWLFRSIPLIVLLLILNNLGYLYSTIWLGIPFTDISLGSWQTTQLITPFLAAVLGLTLNAAAFSSEIVRGGILAVDQGQHEAAAALGLPKHRQVSRIVLPQAMRSILPTAFNEIISLAKGTSQVYILALPELFYTIQVIYRRNLEVIPLLMVATVWYLVILSVLSFFQRHIERHYARGALRNPPPSAIDTARRWLGRNRVGFTAPTHAPTAPRTASLATLSPRSGGEIRISHVSKSFGPLKVLDDVSLSLRPGGVTAIIGQSGSGKSTLLRSINHLERVDEGFIAIDGELIGYRQDGETLYELKEKDILARRVDVGMVFQNFNLFPHLTAIENIAEAPVTVRGLSREQAFAEAQELLARVGLAEKANAYPRQLSGGQQQRVAIARALALKPKVLLFDEPTSALDPELVGEVLDVIKELARSGTTLVIVTHEIGFAREVADQVVFMEAGSIVESGAPADVLGNPSHSRTREFLAKVL
- a CDS encoding GNAT family N-acetyltransferase, which codes for MADEFFYTTPLHPLAQPLVEQLTWEYATRYGSQFGEPPGAEMSRYPAELFAPPDGNFVLLLRDGRPIAGGAFKRFDERTAEMKRIWTHSDFRRQGLARRIVAEVEAQAVRQGYGKIYLTTGFRQPEARGLYLETGYTPLFDVSADPEFYRKLPFEKELSALPASLPRPPDSHAARSAA
- a CDS encoding LLM class flavin-dependent oxidoreductase → MSRTRLTFGLMLQGAGSHMNAWRHPSNPADASVNLDFFIRNARKAEENGIAFAFVADGLYINEKSIPHFLNRFEPLTILSALATVTKKLGLVGTVSTSYSDPYTIARQFASLDLISGGRAGWNAVTSPLEGSGRNYSRPHPEHSLRYEIAQEYLDIAKGLWDSWDDDAFIRDREASRFFDRDKLHTLNHKGRFFQVEGPLNIQRSQQGQPVLFQAGASEAGIGLAGRHADAVFANHVPLEEAQALYRAIKTSAVAHGRSVDDVKLFPGAGPIVGRTAAEAEEKYQAIRNLVSIEDALAYIGRYFDHHDFSAYPLDAPFPDLGDIGKNSFRSTTDRIKRNAVLKRQTLREAALEAATPRTDLIGSAEEIAGRLIERVEAQAADGFVLGFPVIGQGLDDFVELVIPVLEERGVYDRNLPGTTLRDHLGLPRRESRYATAPDAAPARRAS
- a CDS encoding MsnO8 family LLM class oxidoreductase yields the protein MTYALSLLDKTPLIEGETAGAALQRTVSLAQAAERLGYHRFWLAEHHDFPGLVSPAPEVFAAYLLARTQRIRIGSGGVLLPHHSPYKVAETFNLLASLAPGRVDLGIGKAPGGLPLSTKALRVLHDPARAPSFEALLDELDGFLVPPAVTDGPRDKARALPVPPVTPERFLLGASPDSARQAGERGWHFVFAGHHNGDPKAIDESLNAYAKAGGTAPLLLAVAAFAAETAEEAQNLTEDHRVVRLTLDNGQNLNLGSEEQAAEYARQAGAASYSTEIRKPHILAGTPEQVRRELDGLHARFGIAEFVIDTPTALTSRRLASLTLLAGERPALAA
- a CDS encoding flavin reductase family protein, which codes for MAVLSLASSTSPRAPAGPATRGDFRTALRHLAGGVSVITTGGDEDRTGLTVTSLSALSAEPPTVMFGLNLSSSTYPVLARHRSFGVNFLSATQKQVADRFAGRGGEKGPARYAEAEWSEGRTGTPLLEGALAALDCELEELIERHSHAIVIGRVREIRLGSNDAALLYWRGDYERLGWMAEEATTALGLRSA
- the napE gene encoding periplasmic nitrate reductase, NapE protein; this translates as MTTETAKTGGPEAATEKPTRRAELTAFLILAVLIWPVLSVGIVGGYGFLVWMSQLVLGPPGPPR
- the napF gene encoding ferredoxin-type protein NapF, which gives rise to MGENAIDFGRRRFLTGRPVQPQPEGVRPPWSRAASVAAACTGCGDCVPACPQQIIALDAGGRPALSFAASECSFCGACAEACPEQVFDRLLPAFAHVAAVGSDCFARRGIVCQSCGDACPESAIRFRARLGGPALPEIASDRCNGCGACIAACPAQAIAVGARPAEAAHA
- a CDS encoding chaperone NapD, whose amino-acid sequence is MPERSRPRFHHISSAVVSALPAKVEAVLASIAELPETEIHRVENGKIVIVLEGSSTGVIGDRLAAISLIDGVLSANMVFEQIEDLETLDDPGVIP
- the napA gene encoding periplasmic nitrate reductase subunit alpha → MTLSRREMLKAQAAGVAALAANMSVPAEAQPVMGGVDSLQIKWSKAPCRFCGTGCGVMVGVKEGKVIATHGDMKADVNRGLNCIKGYFLSKIMYGNDRLTQPLLRKKNGVYAKDGEFTPVSWDEAFDTMAAKAKATLKAKGPTALGMFGSGQWTIFEGYAATKLMRAGFRSNNLDPNARHCMASAAYAFMRTFGMDEPMGCYDDFEHADAFVLWGSNMAEMHPILWTRVTDRRLGQPHVKVAVLSTYTHRSSDLADIPIVFKPGTDLAILNYIANHIITTGRVNKDFVGKHTTFVKGATDIGYGLRPDDPREVKARKAEDVTATTPIDFEAYAAFVKDYTLEKVSALTGVEPGFLQQLAELYADPKRKVTSFWTMGFNQHVRGVWANQLVYNLHLLTGKISEPGNSPFSLTGQPSACGTAREVGTFAHRLPADMTVTNPEHRKHAEEIWRIPHGIIPEKPGYHAVEQDRMLKDGKLNFYWIQVNNNLQASPNNTNEAYPGYRNPDNFIVVSDAYPTVTAMAADLILPAAMWVEKEGAYGNAERRTHVWHQLVNAPGDARSDLWQLMEFSKRFTTDEVWPAEILDANPNYKGKTLFDVLYRNGNVDKFDVSEIDPSYENREAKAFGFYVQKGLFEEYAAFGRGHGHDLGPYDLYHQVRGLRWPVVDGKETLWRYREGLDPYVKPGKGVEFYGNKDGKARIIAVPYEPPAESPDNEYDLWLVTGRVLEHWHSGSMTMRVPELYKAFPGARCFMHPEDARKRGLNQGAEITVISRRGEMRTRVETRGRNRMPPGVVFVPWFDASQLINKTTLDATDPISKQTDFKKCAVKIVPVSG